A window of Halomonas sp. H10-9-1 contains these coding sequences:
- a CDS encoding universal stress protein: MTEQVMAAIDGSKFSEGVCDYAAWASRALDAPLTFLHVNDNHPQTAEADLSGSIGLGAREHLLEELAQLEERQAKVAQEQGRRMLKAARERAVESGVAEPAGRQRNGTLVETLEELADEIRLLVVGKRGETAHLDSGHLGSNLERVVRTLHRPILMVPHTYRRPERVMLAFDGSKTTRKGVEMLARSPLFEGVPVHVVIVGAETGDNRSQLDWALGTLRDAGHEAEGAIRAGEVEATLRTYQEEHGIDMLVMGAYGHSRIRHLLVGSTTTEMLRRAKVPVLLLR, translated from the coding sequence ATGACCGAACAGGTAATGGCCGCCATCGACGGCTCGAAGTTCTCGGAAGGCGTGTGCGACTACGCCGCCTGGGCCAGTCGGGCGCTAGATGCACCGCTGACCTTCCTGCACGTGAACGACAACCACCCCCAGACCGCCGAGGCCGACCTCTCCGGCAGCATCGGCTTGGGGGCGCGGGAGCATCTGCTGGAGGAGCTCGCCCAGCTGGAGGAGAGACAGGCCAAGGTGGCCCAGGAGCAGGGCCGGCGGATGCTCAAGGCGGCCCGGGAGCGCGCCGTGGAGAGCGGTGTCGCCGAGCCCGCTGGCCGCCAGCGCAACGGTACCCTGGTGGAGACCCTCGAGGAGTTGGCCGACGAGATCCGCCTGCTGGTGGTAGGCAAGCGCGGCGAGACCGCCCACCTGGACAGCGGCCACCTGGGCTCCAACCTGGAGCGGGTGGTGCGCACCCTGCACCGCCCGATCCTGATGGTGCCGCACACCTACCGGCGTCCCGAGCGGGTGATGCTGGCCTTCGACGGCAGCAAGACCACTCGCAAGGGGGTCGAGATGCTGGCCAGAAGCCCCCTCTTCGAGGGTGTGCCGGTGCACGTGGTGATCGTCGGTGCCGAGACCGGCGACAACCGCTCCCAGCTCGACTGGGCGCTCGGCACCCTGCGCGACGCCGGTCATGAGGCCGAGGGCGCCATCCGCGCCGGCGAGGTAGAGGCGACCCTGCGCACCTACCAGGAGGAACACGGGATCGACATGTTGGTGATGGGCGCCTACGGCCACTCGCGCATCCGCCACCTGCTGGTGGGCAGCACCACCACCGAGATGCTGCGCCGTGCGAAGGTGCCCGTGCTGCTGCTGCGCTGA
- a CDS encoding SulP family inorganic anion transporter encodes MYEKMKQSWFSNLKGDTLSGIVVALALIPEAIAFSIIAGVDPKVGLYASFSMAVIIAFAGGRPGMISAATGAMALLMVTLVKEHGLQYLLAATLLTGVLQILAGYLRLADLMRFVSRSVVTGFVNALAILIFMAQLPELTGVTWHVYAMTAAGLAIIYGFPYLPKVGKLLPSPLVCILVLTAVYLLTGMEIRTVGDMGELPDTLPVFLWPEVPLNLETLMIILPYSVMLTVVGLLESMMTATIVDDLTDTQSDKNRECKGQGLANIGTGLIGGMAGCAMIGQSVINIKSGGRTRLSTLVAGVALLLMVVFLADWVSQIPMAALVAVMIMVSIGTFSWESIRDLKKHPMSTNMVMLATVAVTVGTHNLAIGVFVGVLLAAMNFANKVGNILYIGSEEDDEGNARVYQVVGQVFFASSERFGKAFDFKETLEKVTIDLSRAHFWDITAVQALDRIVLKFRREGTEVELVGLNEASATIVDRYAVHDDPEAVEKLMGGH; translated from the coding sequence ATGTACGAAAAGATGAAACAGAGCTGGTTCTCCAACCTCAAGGGCGACACCCTCTCGGGAATCGTCGTCGCCCTGGCGTTGATCCCCGAGGCCATCGCCTTCTCGATCATCGCCGGCGTCGACCCCAAGGTCGGCCTCTACGCCTCCTTCTCCATGGCGGTGATCATCGCCTTCGCCGGCGGTCGGCCGGGGATGATCTCGGCGGCTACCGGTGCCATGGCGCTGCTGATGGTCACCCTGGTCAAGGAGCACGGCCTGCAGTACCTGCTGGCCGCCACCCTGCTCACCGGGGTGTTGCAGATCCTTGCCGGCTACCTGCGCCTCGCCGACCTGATGCGCTTCGTGTCACGCTCGGTGGTTACCGGTTTCGTCAACGCCCTGGCGATCCTGATCTTCATGGCCCAGTTGCCGGAGCTGACCGGGGTGACCTGGCATGTGTATGCCATGACCGCGGCGGGCCTGGCGATCATCTACGGCTTCCCCTACCTGCCGAAGGTGGGCAAGCTGCTACCGTCCCCGCTGGTCTGCATCCTGGTGCTGACCGCGGTCTACCTGCTGACCGGCATGGAGATCCGCACCGTCGGCGACATGGGCGAGCTGCCCGACACCCTGCCGGTGTTCCTGTGGCCCGAGGTGCCGCTGAACCTCGAGACGTTGATGATCATCCTGCCCTATTCGGTGATGCTTACCGTGGTGGGCCTGCTGGAGTCGATGATGACCGCCACCATCGTCGACGACTTGACCGATACCCAGAGCGACAAGAACCGTGAGTGCAAGGGGCAGGGGCTGGCCAACATCGGTACCGGGCTGATCGGTGGCATGGCGGGCTGTGCGATGATTGGGCAGTCGGTGATCAACATCAAGTCGGGTGGCCGCACCCGGCTCTCTACCCTCGTCGCCGGCGTGGCGCTGCTGCTGATGGTGGTGTTCCTCGCCGACTGGGTCTCGCAGATCCCCATGGCGGCCCTGGTGGCGGTGATGATCATGGTCTCCATCGGTACCTTCAGCTGGGAATCGATCCGCGACCTGAAGAAGCACCCGATGAGCACCAACATGGTGATGCTGGCCACCGTGGCCGTCACCGTCGGCACCCACAACCTGGCGATCGGTGTCTTCGTCGGCGTGCTGCTCGCCGCGATGAACTTCGCCAACAAGGTGGGCAATATCCTCTACATTGGCAGCGAGGAAGATGACGAGGGCAACGCGCGGGTCTACCAGGTGGTGGGCCAGGTGTTCTTCGCCTCCTCCGAGCGCTTCGGCAAGGCCTTCGACTTCAAGGAGACCCTGGAGAAGGTCACCATCGACCTGTCGCGCGCTCACTTCTGGGACATCACCGCCGTCCAGGCCCTGGACCGCATCGTGCTCAAGTTCCGGCGCGAGGGCACCGAGGTGGAACTGGTCGGCCTCAACGAGGCCAGCGCCACCATCGTTGACCGCTATGCGGTGCACGACGACCCCGAGGCGGTGGAGAAGCTGATGGGCGGCCATTGA
- a CDS encoding DMT family transporter — translation MSPASLSYRQQGLLMTGGGALIISPDALLIKVIGLPDAEILIWRGLLTALGFIAIAVARHGRGALAAYRRCGWTGIGVALLFSLSTFGFVLGNQYTRGGNVLMILAGAPLIAALLSRLCLNERLPRRTWLAIFACLVGIALIAMDDAGAGSWQGNAFALLAATAMAANFTLCRTRPGVDMSPMLTLAGVIVAATATLYGLAGPGIALPSGTTLAWLLLLCLGLLPLGFTLLQRGPLYLPAAEVGLLMLLEVVVGTLWVWWLLGERPTTAAFAGGALVLGSLLAKGLVDRHVERRQRALGAVQHEPC, via the coding sequence TTGAGCCCCGCTTCCCTCTCGTACCGCCAGCAGGGCCTGCTGATGACCGGCGGCGGTGCCCTGATCATTTCCCCCGACGCCTTGCTGATCAAGGTGATTGGCCTGCCCGACGCCGAGATCCTGATCTGGCGTGGGCTGCTCACGGCACTCGGCTTCATCGCCATCGCCGTCGCCCGCCACGGGCGCGGGGCGCTCGCGGCCTACCGGCGCTGCGGCTGGACCGGCATCGGCGTGGCGCTGCTCTTCAGCCTCTCCACCTTCGGCTTCGTGCTGGGCAACCAGTACACCCGCGGCGGCAACGTGTTGATGATCCTGGCCGGGGCGCCGCTGATCGCCGCACTGCTCTCACGGCTGTGCCTGAATGAGCGCCTGCCCCGGCGTACCTGGCTGGCGATCTTCGCCTGCCTGGTCGGCATCGCGCTGATCGCCATGGACGATGCCGGGGCGGGTTCCTGGCAAGGCAACGCCTTTGCGCTGCTCGCCGCCACGGCGATGGCGGCCAACTTCACGCTCTGTCGCACTCGTCCGGGGGTCGACATGAGCCCCATGCTCACCCTGGCGGGGGTGATCGTGGCGGCCACCGCAACGCTCTATGGCCTGGCCGGCCCCGGTATCGCGCTGCCCTCCGGCACCACCCTGGCGTGGCTGCTGCTGCTCTGCCTGGGACTGCTGCCGCTGGGCTTCACCCTGCTCCAGCGCGGCCCCCTCTACCTGCCTGCCGCAGAGGTGGGGCTACTGATGTTGCTGGAGGTGGTGGTCGGCACGCTCTGGGTGTGGTGGCTGCTCGGCGAGCGCCCGACGACGGCGGCCTTCGCCGGCGGCGCCCTGGTGCTCGGCAGCTTGCTGGCCAAGGGGCTGGTGGACCGGCATGTCGAGCGTCGCCAGCGGGCGCTGGGTGCAGTGCAGCACGAGCCCTGCTAG
- a CDS encoding slipin family protein, with the protein MLISYLVPVVLLVMLLAASIRILPEYRRGVVFFLGRFQSVKGPGLIIIIPGIQKMEVVDLRVVTMDVPEQDVISRDNVTVKVNAVLYFRVVDPEKAIIQVENFTQATSQLAQTTLRSVLGKHDLDEMLSERDKLNDDIQEIIDSSAENWGIKVANVEIKHVDLDESMIRAIARQAEAERERRAKVIHAEGELQASRKLVEAANVMAENSAALQLRYLQTMSDMSNKNASTIVFPLPMDIMEAFRHLKASPAAQARTGNQGPEEGGAS; encoded by the coding sequence ATGTTGATTTCCTATCTCGTCCCCGTCGTGCTGTTGGTGATGCTGCTGGCAGCCTCGATCCGCATCCTGCCGGAGTACAGGCGCGGGGTGGTGTTCTTCCTCGGGCGCTTCCAGTCGGTGAAGGGGCCTGGGCTGATCATCATCATCCCCGGCATCCAGAAGATGGAGGTGGTCGACCTGCGGGTGGTGACCATGGACGTGCCCGAGCAGGACGTGATCTCGCGGGACAACGTCACCGTCAAGGTCAACGCGGTGCTTTACTTCCGGGTGGTGGACCCCGAGAAGGCGATCATCCAGGTGGAGAACTTCACCCAGGCCACCAGCCAGTTGGCCCAGACCACCCTGCGTTCGGTGCTCGGCAAGCACGACCTCGACGAGATGCTCTCCGAGCGCGACAAGCTCAACGATGATATCCAGGAGATCATCGACAGTTCCGCTGAAAACTGGGGCATCAAGGTCGCCAACGTCGAGATCAAGCATGTCGACCTCGACGAGAGCATGATCCGTGCCATCGCCCGCCAGGCCGAGGCGGAGCGCGAGCGGCGCGCCAAGGTGATCCATGCCGAGGGTGAGCTGCAGGCCTCCCGCAAGCTGGTGGAGGCGGCCAACGTCATGGCCGAGAACTCGGCGGCGCTGCAGTTGCGCTACCTGCAGACCATGAGCGACATGAGCAACAAGAACGCCTCGACCATCGTCTTCCCGCTGCCCATGGACATCATGGAGGCCTTCCGCCATCTCAAGGCCTCCCCGGCCGCCCAGGCGCGCACGGGCAATCAGGGGCCGGAGGAGGGCGGCGCCTCCTGA